A portion of the Punica granatum isolate Tunisia-2019 chromosome 7, ASM765513v2, whole genome shotgun sequence genome contains these proteins:
- the LOC116213799 gene encoding xylulose kinase 2 yields MADVKLPEDALFLGFDSSTQSLKATVLDSNLNIVATQLVHFDSDLPHYGTKDGVYRDPSVNGRIVSPTVMWVEALDIMLARLSKSSVDLGKIAAVSGSGQQHGSVYWKNGSSAILSSLDPAKRLVDQFVNAFSVKESPIWMDCSTTTECREIEEAVGGALELSQITGSRAHERYTGPQIRKIHKSQPAVYENTERISLVSSFMASLLVGAYACIDETDGAGMNLMDIERREWSEAALKATAPGLQNKLGKLAPAYAVAGQIAPYFVQRFKFNKNCLVVQWSGDNPNSLAGLSISKPGDLAVSLGTSDTVFGISSNPKPQLEGHIFPNPVDKEGYMVMLVYKNGSLTREDVRNRYAEKSWETFNKYLQQTPPLNGGKIGFYYKDHEILPPLPVGFHRYVIENFTGKTLESVKESEVHEFDPPSEVRALIEGQFLSMRGHAERFGMPTPPNRIIATGGASANTTILGSLASIFGCDIYTVQRPDSASLGAALRATHGWLCHKKGGFVPISDMYMDKPDSISLGCKLAVAAGDPELVSKYAVLVKKRMEIESRLVQKLGRC; encoded by the exons ATGGCGGATGTTAAGCTCCCTGAGGATGCCCTTTTTCTGGGATTCGACAGTTCCACTCA GTCTCTGAAGGCAACTGTGCTGGACTCGAATCTGAATATAGTTGCTACCCAGCTGGTGCACTTTGATTCCGACCTGCCCCACTACGGGACCAAGGATGGCGTCTACCGGGACCCCTCCGTTAATGGCAGGATCGTCTCGCCGACCGTCATGTGGGTCGAAGCCCTCGACATCATGCTCGCGAGGCTCTCGAAGTCGAGCGTGGATTTGGGGAAGATCGCAGCCGTCTCCGGCAGCGGTCAGCAGCATGGAAGTGTGTACTGGAAGAATGGCAGCTCTGCAATCCTGTCATCGCTGGACCCTGCTAAGCGACTAGTGGATCAATTCGTCAATGCCTTCTCGGTCAAGGAGTCGCCTATTTGGATGGACTGCAGCACAACGACAGAGTGCAGGGAGATCGAGGAAGCTGTTGGGGGGGCGCTGGAGCTGTCCCAAATTACGGGTTCTCGGGCCCACGAGAGGTACACTGGCCCCCAGATCAGGAAGATACACAAGAGTCAGCCTGCTGTTTATGAGAACACTGAGAGGATTTCCCTCGTGAGCTCCTTCATGGCTTCTCTTCTGGTTGGTGCTTATGCTTGTATCGATGAAACAGATGGCGCAGGGATGAATTTGATGGACATCGAACGGCGGGAGTGGTCTGAAGCCGCCTTGAAG GCAACAGCACCTGGTCTGCagaataaactcggaaaattgGCACCTGCCTATGCTGTTGCTGGTCAAATAGCTCCCTACTTTGTGCAAAG GTTTAAATTCAACAAGAATTGCTTGGTTGTCCAGTGGTCGGGAGACAACCCTAATAGCTTGGCAG GTTTATCAATAAGCAAACCAGGTGATTTAGCAGTTAGCCTCGGCACTAGCGATACT GTGTTTGGGATCAGTTCCAATCCTAAACCGCAGCTTGAAGGGCATATTTTCCCTAACCCTGTGGACAAGGAAGGATACATGGTAATGTTGGTCTACAAGAACGGATCTCTAACTCGTGAAG ATGTTCGCAATCGTTATGCTGAGAAGTCCTGGGAAACTTTCAACAAATACCTGCAGCAAACACCTCCCCTTAATG GTGGAAAGATTGGTTTCTACTACAAGGATCATGAAATTCTTCCGCCCCTTCCTG TGGGTTTCCATCGGTACGTCATAGAGAATTTCACAGGCAAAACATTAGAAAGTGTGAAAGAAAGTGAAGTTCATGAATTTGATCCTCCTTCAGAG GTCCGGGCACTGATCGAGGGGCAGTTTCTGTCGATGCGTGGCCACGCAGAAAGGTTTGGGATGCCCACCCCTCCAAACAGGATAATTGCCACCGGAGGAGCATCTGCTAATACTACTATCCTTGGCTCTTTAGCTTCCATTTTCGGCTGCGACATCTATACGGTTCAGAGACCTG ATTCGGCTTCTCTGGGAGCTGCACTGAGAGCGACACACGGATGGCTGTGCCACAAGAAGGGTGGATTCGTGCCAATATCAGATATGTACATGGACAAGCCAGACTCGATATCCCTCGGGTGCAAGCTCGCGGTGGCGGCTGGGGATCCTGAGCTGGTTTCGAAGTACGCCGTGTtggtgaagaagaggatgGAAATAGAGAGCCGCCTTGTCCAAAAGCTCGGACGTTGCTAA
- the LOC116213800 gene encoding tubulin alpha chain isoform X2, translated as MRECISIHIGQAGIQVGNACWELYCLEHGIQPDGQMPGDKTVGGGDDAFNTFFSETGAGKHVPRAVFLDLEPTVIDEVRTGTYRQLFHPEQLISGKEDAANNFARGHYTIGKEIVDLCLDRIRKLADNCTGLQGFLVFNSVGGGTGSGLGSLLLERLSVDYGKKSKLSFTVYPSPQVSTSVVEPYNSVLSTHSLLEHTDVAVLLDNEAIYDICRRSLDIERPTYTNLNRLVSQVISSLTASLRFDGALNVDVTEFQTNLVPYPRIHFMLSSYAPVISAEKAYHEQLSVAEITNSAFEPSSMMAKCDPRHGKYMACCLMYRGDVVPKDVNAAVATIKTKRTIQFVDWCPTGFKCGINYQPPTVVPGGDLAKVQRAVCMISNSTSVAEVKESSRRPVRTLLLLRRIMRRLVLNLPKVRMAMREMSTENDVILWPMKYRTVCCYVVC; from the exons ATGAGAGAGTGCATCTCGATCCACATCGGTCAGGCCGGTATCCAGGTCGGAAATGCGTGCTGGGAGCTGTACTGCCTCGAGCACGGCATTCAG CCTGATGGCCAAATGCCGGGTGACAAGACAGTCGGTGGAGGTGATGATGCCTTCAACACCTTCTTCAGTGAGACTGGTGCTGGGAAGCATGTCCCTCGTGCCGTGTTTTTAGATCTTGAGCCCACTGTCATTGATGAGGTCAGGACTGGCACATACCGCCAGCTCTTCCACCCGGAGCAACTCATCAGCGGCAAGGAAGATGCTGCCAACAACTTTGCCCGTGGCCATTACACCA TTGGGAAAGAGATCGTTGACCTCTGCCTGGACAGAATCCGCAAGCTTGCTGACAACTGCACCGGCCTTCAGGGTTTCCTTGTTTTCAACTCTGTTGGTGGTGGCACTGGCTCCGGCCTCGGGTCGCTTCTTTTGGAGCGTCTCTCGGTCGACTATGGGAAGAAGTCGAAGCTCAGCTTCACTGTGTACCCTTCTCCTCAGGTCTCCACCTCTGTTGTGGAGCCTTACAATAGTGTGCTCTCCACCCACTCCCTCCTCGAGCACACTGATGTGGCTGTGCTTCTTGACAACGAGGCCATCTATGACATTTGCAGGCGCTCACTTGACATTGAGCGTCCGACCTACACCAACCTGAACCGTCTTGTGTCTCAG GTGATCTCATCCCTTACTGCCTCTCTGAGGTTTGATGGTGCCCTGAACGTGGATGTGACTGAGTTCCAGACCAACCTGGTCCCTTACCCGAGGATCCACTTCATGCTTTCCTCCTATGCGCCCGTGATTTCTGCTGAGAAGGCCTACCATGAGCAGCTCTCTGTGGCCGAGATCACCAACAGCGCCTTCGAGCCATCCTCCATGATGGCCAAGTGCGACCCCCGCCACGGGAAGTACATGGCGTGCTGCCTCATGTACAGAGGTGATGTGGTCCCCAAGGACGTGAATGCAGCTGTCGCCACCATCAAGACCAAGCGCACCATCCAGTTTGTGGACTGGTGCCCGACCGGGTTCAAGTGCGGAATCAACTACCAGCCCCCGACTGTGGTTCCTGGAGGTGACCTTGCTAAGGTGCAGAGGGCCGTGTGCATGATCTCCAACTCGACCAGTGTTGCCGAGGT GAAGGAGAGTTCTCGGAGGCCCGTGAGGACCTTGCTGCTCTTGAGAAGGATTATGAGGAGGTTGGTGCTGAATCTGCCGAAGGTGAGGATGGCGATGAGGGAGATGAGTACTGAAAATGATGTGATCCTGTGGCCTATGAAGTATCGGACTGTCTGCTGTTATGTGGTTTGTTGA
- the LOC116213800 gene encoding tubulin alpha chain isoform X1, translating into MRECISIHIGQAGIQVGNACWELYCLEHGIQPDGQMPGDKTVGGGDDAFNTFFSETGAGKHVPRAVFLDLEPTVIDEVRTGTYRQLFHPEQLISGKEDAANNFARGHYTIGKEIVDLCLDRIRKLADNCTGLQGFLVFNSVGGGTGSGLGSLLLERLSVDYGKKSKLSFTVYPSPQVSTSVVEPYNSVLSTHSLLEHTDVAVLLDNEAIYDICRRSLDIERPTYTNLNRLVSQVISSLTASLRFDGALNVDVTEFQTNLVPYPRIHFMLSSYAPVISAEKAYHEQLSVAEITNSAFEPSSMMAKCDPRHGKYMACCLMYRGDVVPKDVNAAVATIKTKRTIQFVDWCPTGFKCGINYQPPTVVPGGDLAKVQRAVCMISNSTSVAEVFSRIDHKFDLMYAKRAFVHWYVGEGMEEGEFSEAREDLAALEKDYEEVGAESAEGEDGDEGDEY; encoded by the exons ATGAGAGAGTGCATCTCGATCCACATCGGTCAGGCCGGTATCCAGGTCGGAAATGCGTGCTGGGAGCTGTACTGCCTCGAGCACGGCATTCAG CCTGATGGCCAAATGCCGGGTGACAAGACAGTCGGTGGAGGTGATGATGCCTTCAACACCTTCTTCAGTGAGACTGGTGCTGGGAAGCATGTCCCTCGTGCCGTGTTTTTAGATCTTGAGCCCACTGTCATTGATGAGGTCAGGACTGGCACATACCGCCAGCTCTTCCACCCGGAGCAACTCATCAGCGGCAAGGAAGATGCTGCCAACAACTTTGCCCGTGGCCATTACACCA TTGGGAAAGAGATCGTTGACCTCTGCCTGGACAGAATCCGCAAGCTTGCTGACAACTGCACCGGCCTTCAGGGTTTCCTTGTTTTCAACTCTGTTGGTGGTGGCACTGGCTCCGGCCTCGGGTCGCTTCTTTTGGAGCGTCTCTCGGTCGACTATGGGAAGAAGTCGAAGCTCAGCTTCACTGTGTACCCTTCTCCTCAGGTCTCCACCTCTGTTGTGGAGCCTTACAATAGTGTGCTCTCCACCCACTCCCTCCTCGAGCACACTGATGTGGCTGTGCTTCTTGACAACGAGGCCATCTATGACATTTGCAGGCGCTCACTTGACATTGAGCGTCCGACCTACACCAACCTGAACCGTCTTGTGTCTCAG GTGATCTCATCCCTTACTGCCTCTCTGAGGTTTGATGGTGCCCTGAACGTGGATGTGACTGAGTTCCAGACCAACCTGGTCCCTTACCCGAGGATCCACTTCATGCTTTCCTCCTATGCGCCCGTGATTTCTGCTGAGAAGGCCTACCATGAGCAGCTCTCTGTGGCCGAGATCACCAACAGCGCCTTCGAGCCATCCTCCATGATGGCCAAGTGCGACCCCCGCCACGGGAAGTACATGGCGTGCTGCCTCATGTACAGAGGTGATGTGGTCCCCAAGGACGTGAATGCAGCTGTCGCCACCATCAAGACCAAGCGCACCATCCAGTTTGTGGACTGGTGCCCGACCGGGTTCAAGTGCGGAATCAACTACCAGCCCCCGACTGTGGTTCCTGGAGGTGACCTTGCTAAGGTGCAGAGGGCCGTGTGCATGATCTCCAACTCGACCAGTGTTGCCGAGGTGTTCTCCAGGATTGATCACAAGTTTGATCTCATGTATGCCAAGAGAGCCTTTGTGCACTGGTACGTCGGTGAGGGTATGGAGGAAGGAGAGTTCTCGGAGGCCCGTGAGGACCTTGCTGCTCTTGAGAAGGATTATGAGGAGGTTGGTGCTGAATCTGCCGAAGGTGAGGATGGCGATGAGGGAGATGAGTACTGA